From a region of the Kaistia sp. 32K genome:
- a CDS encoding HAD family hydrolase, translating to MTHYTHAIWDWNGTLLDDFEITARITIDAMADLGVPGITPEQVRHEYRRPLKAYFSSLLGREADAAALAHLGGRYDILYGERMHAQPLATDAIDALNAIGQAATQSLLSMAPHAQIDALIDHHDLRGHFVLVQGFAGTGHPTKHESLLSHCAALDLPVEGCCLIGDTVDDFEAAAAAGMGAILVATGMQSRAKLEATGAPVTGTLREAASLFLGRPL from the coding sequence ATGACGCACTACACCCACGCCATCTGGGACTGGAACGGCACGCTCCTCGACGATTTCGAGATCACCGCCCGCATCACCATCGACGCGATGGCGGATCTCGGCGTTCCCGGCATCACGCCGGAGCAGGTGCGCCACGAATACCGCCGGCCGCTCAAGGCGTATTTCTCCAGCCTCCTCGGCCGCGAGGCGGACGCGGCGGCGCTCGCCCATCTCGGCGGGCGCTACGACATCCTCTATGGCGAGCGCATGCACGCCCAGCCGCTCGCCACCGATGCGATCGACGCGCTGAACGCCATCGGCCAGGCTGCGACGCAATCGCTGCTGTCGATGGCGCCGCACGCGCAGATCGACGCGCTGATCGACCATCACGACTTGCGCGGCCATTTCGTGCTGGTTCAGGGCTTCGCCGGCACCGGCCATCCGACCAAGCACGAAAGCCTGCTTTCCCATTGCGCGGCACTCGACCTGCCGGTGGAGGGCTGCTGCCTGATCGGCGACACGGTCGACGATTTCGAGGCGGCGGCCGCCGCCGGCATGGGCGCCATCCTGGTCGCCACCGGCATGCAGTCGCGCGCCAAGCTCGAGGCGACCGGCGCCCCCGTCACCGGCACGCTGCGCGAGGCCGCCTCCCTGTTCCTCGGCCGGCCGCTCTGA
- a CDS encoding Rrf2 family transcriptional regulator: MPSDSRLPRMLHVLVHMQLLGGTETSETIALMLNTNPVVVRRTMAKLKQQGIVSSEGGPGGGWRLVRDPEHVTVLDILRAITDAPVFTMSPSSDHPSCPVERAVNTRLTGAMEKAEALLAEEFGKISLADIAREFSPAPG, encoded by the coding sequence TTGCCGAGCGACAGCCGCCTGCCCCGGATGCTCCACGTTCTCGTTCACATGCAGCTGCTGGGCGGGACCGAGACATCAGAAACCATCGCCCTGATGCTGAACACCAACCCCGTCGTCGTGCGCCGGACGATGGCCAAGCTGAAGCAGCAGGGCATCGTGTCCTCGGAAGGCGGCCCGGGCGGCGGCTGGCGACTGGTGCGGGATCCCGAGCACGTCACCGTGCTCGACATCCTGCGCGCCATCACCGACGCCCCGGTCTTCACGATGAGCCCCTCCTCGGACCATCCTTCCTGCCCCGTCGAGCGCGCGGTCAATACGCGGCTCACAGGCGCGATGGAAAAGGCGGAAGCCCTTCTCGCCGAGGAGTTCGGGAAGATCTCGCTGGCCGACATCGCCCGCGAGTTCAGCCCCGCCCCCGGCTAG
- a CDS encoding glycoside hydrolase family 2 protein — protein MDNSQTPIETAIIDISAPWVVDLSGLWHFRPDPKGLGEHYPEQLHYSHADDARWMEPEHPIDRWSTLRAPGSWTAQGHAGLKIGWYRRSFSLPPRQASSRYRLDFEGVDYNADVWLNGRYLGSHEGYLGRFGFDIGEWLDEGENMLVVRVEAPDDVLGEESEFGQLKTLFKGALGRWDMNDPESKPAGIWGKVTVRHTGSARIEAVRIAGEPLDLPPRGQPDARVPVQGVVEVALTHTGEAAPPTRLRWSLAAAGGGAVVASGETALAPIAGERRVSLDFRIEAAGLWWTWDLGPQNLYELSVVLEQEDGVSDEARLTTGFRKLEFGEGWDLRLNGVSFFQRGANYLSDLDLSSMTAARYERDAELFRQANLNTVHPFCLMERDEFYRVCDRSGLLVYQDFPIWTTGGITSDFARASVRQFDEMLDRLQANPSVAIWNFGSQPSVANFEKHCSALVERARARDPQRIAHYGNAAISYDPADRVHPVESFFWSESQATRLEAKYGWRRDCHMYPGWYFGAIEDIDKAPESHFGFVSEFGGQALPGADDLAAFLDLSTDTINWPALARRCAQPVLMRRNFRDIESLRELIERSQDHQARLLKHHIEFIRSKKGDPCHGLHVFAFNDCWPAVTWSIVGYSRTPKKAYFEVRQSMAPVQAFWNGWTRERAAGQPVLLDFSLVNDGAEPLHDGRLEIIIEAPDGSQFSTVATIDTFGTQAAAKYQLECLLPEVGGECVLTTRLNFAGGETVTNRYVFGVT, from the coding sequence TTGGACAACAGCCAGACGCCGATCGAAACGGCCATCATCGACATCAGCGCGCCTTGGGTCGTCGACCTGTCCGGCCTTTGGCATTTTCGCCCGGATCCGAAGGGGCTTGGCGAGCATTATCCGGAGCAATTGCACTATTCGCACGCCGATGATGCCCGCTGGATGGAGCCGGAGCATCCGATCGACCGCTGGTCGACCCTCCGCGCGCCGGGTAGTTGGACCGCGCAGGGGCATGCCGGCCTGAAGATCGGCTGGTATCGCCGCAGCTTTTCGCTGCCGCCGCGCCAGGCCTCCTCGCGCTATCGCCTCGATTTCGAAGGCGTCGACTATAACGCCGACGTTTGGCTGAACGGTCGCTATCTCGGCTCGCACGAGGGCTACCTCGGACGTTTCGGCTTCGATATCGGCGAATGGCTGGACGAGGGCGAGAACATGCTGGTCGTGCGGGTCGAGGCACCCGACGATGTGCTCGGAGAGGAGAGCGAATTCGGCCAGCTGAAGACGCTCTTCAAGGGCGCGCTCGGCCGCTGGGACATGAACGACCCCGAATCGAAGCCGGCCGGCATCTGGGGCAAGGTCACGGTTCGCCATACCGGCAGCGCGCGGATCGAGGCCGTCCGCATTGCCGGCGAGCCGCTGGACCTGCCGCCGCGCGGGCAGCCGGACGCCAGGGTTCCGGTGCAGGGCGTCGTCGAGGTTGCGCTCACCCATACCGGCGAAGCGGCGCCGCCGACGCGGTTGCGCTGGTCACTCGCCGCGGCCGGAGGCGGCGCCGTCGTCGCCAGCGGCGAGACCGCGCTCGCCCCGATTGCCGGCGAGCGTCGGGTCAGCCTGGATTTCAGGATCGAGGCGGCCGGCCTTTGGTGGACGTGGGATCTAGGCCCGCAAAATCTCTATGAGCTGAGCGTCGTGCTGGAGCAGGAGGACGGCGTCTCCGACGAGGCGCGGCTGACCACCGGCTTTCGCAAGCTGGAGTTTGGCGAGGGTTGGGATCTCCGGCTGAACGGCGTCTCCTTCTTCCAGCGCGGCGCCAACTACCTGTCCGACCTCGATCTGTCCTCCATGACGGCGGCTCGCTATGAGCGGGACGCCGAGCTGTTCCGTCAGGCGAACCTCAACACCGTCCATCCCTTCTGCCTGATGGAAAGGGACGAATTCTACCGGGTCTGTGACCGGAGCGGGTTGCTCGTCTACCAGGACTTCCCGATCTGGACGACCGGCGGCATCACGAGCGATTTCGCGCGCGCCTCCGTGCGCCAATTCGACGAGATGCTCGACCGTCTCCAGGCCAATCCCTCGGTGGCGATCTGGAATTTCGGATCGCAACCGAGCGTCGCCAATTTCGAAAAGCACTGTTCGGCGCTGGTCGAGCGCGCCCGCGCCCGCGATCCGCAGCGCATCGCCCATTACGGCAACGCGGCGATTTCCTACGATCCGGCCGACCGGGTCCATCCGGTCGAATCCTTCTTCTGGTCGGAAAGCCAGGCGACGCGGCTGGAGGCCAAATACGGCTGGCGGCGCGACTGCCATATGTATCCGGGCTGGTATTTCGGTGCGATCGAGGACATCGACAAGGCGCCAGAGAGCCACTTCGGCTTCGTTTCCGAATTCGGTGGCCAGGCGCTGCCGGGAGCCGACGATCTCGCCGCTTTCCTCGACCTGTCGACGGACACCATCAACTGGCCGGCGCTGGCGCGACGTTGCGCCCAGCCGGTGCTGATGCGCCGGAATTTCCGCGACATCGAGAGCCTGCGCGAACTGATCGAGCGCAGCCAGGACCATCAGGCCCGGCTCCTGAAGCACCACATCGAATTCATTCGCTCGAAGAAGGGCGATCCCTGCCACGGCCTGCATGTGTTCGCCTTCAACGATTGCTGGCCGGCCGTCACCTGGTCGATCGTCGGCTATTCGCGCACGCCGAAGAAGGCCTATTTCGAGGTCCGGCAGTCGATGGCCCCGGTGCAGGCGTTCTGGAACGGCTGGACCCGAGAGCGCGCCGCCGGCCAGCCCGTCCTCCTCGACTTCTCGCTCGTCAATGACGGCGCGGAGCCGCTGCACGATGGACGGCTCGAAATCATCATCGAGGCCCCGGACGGCTCGCAATTCTCGACCGTGGCGACCATCGATACGTTCGGAACGCAGGCGGCCGCCAAATACCAGTTGGAATGCCTTCTGCCCGAGGTCGGCGGGGAATGCGTCCTGACCACGCGACTGAACTTCGCGGGCGGGGAGACGGTGACGAACCGCTATGTCTTCGGCGTCACCTAG
- a CDS encoding HD domain-containing protein, giving the protein MHNATDIDCLTAALEFEFAGFAGADASHDVHHARRVKQAALEIADIEDGAADRRILVAAAYLHDMVNPPKDSPDRAKASALSAEAAGPVLARLGFDEAEIVAARHVIVAHSFSANITPETLEARILQDADRLDALGAIGIARTFYIAGQLSCSLFDGDDPFAVSRPIDDRRNALDHFKVKLLGLADRMTTAGGRRLAEARVAVMRDFLNALGTELGHPSPW; this is encoded by the coding sequence ATGCACAACGCCACCGACATCGATTGCCTGACCGCGGCGCTCGAGTTCGAATTCGCGGGCTTTGCCGGCGCCGACGCCAGCCACGACGTCCACCACGCGCGCCGGGTGAAGCAGGCCGCGCTCGAGATCGCCGACATCGAGGACGGTGCCGCGGATCGCCGGATCCTGGTCGCGGCCGCCTATCTGCACGACATGGTCAACCCGCCGAAGGATTCGCCCGACCGCGCCAAGGCTTCGGCGCTGTCGGCGGAGGCGGCCGGGCCGGTGCTCGCCCGGCTCGGCTTCGACGAAGCCGAAATCGTCGCCGCCCGGCACGTCATCGTCGCCCACAGTTTCTCGGCAAACATCACGCCGGAAACGCTGGAGGCGCGCATCCTCCAGGACGCTGACCGGCTCGATGCTCTCGGCGCGATCGGCATCGCCAGAACCTTCTATATCGCCGGCCAGCTGTCATGCTCGCTCTTCGACGGCGACGATCCCTTCGCCGTCTCGCGGCCGATCGACGACCGCCGCAACGCGCTCGACCACTTCAAGGTCAAGCTTCTCGGCCTTGCCGACCGCATGACGACGGCCGGCGGGCGGCGGCTCGCCGAAGCCCGCGTCGCGGTGATGCGCGATTTCCTGAACGCGCTCGGGACCGAGCTCGGCCATCCGTCGCCCTGGTAG